The nucleotide window TACGCCGTGCGCACCGCCGGGGACGGCGAGATCGCCTTGCGCGAAGTGCGGACCGCCCCCCCCGACCTGCTCCTGCTCGACCTCATGCTGCCCGGCATGGACGGGCTGGAGCTGTGCCGGCGGCTGCGGGCGGCCCCCGCGACCAAGACCCTGCCCATCGTCATGCTGACGGCGCGGGGCGAAGAGAACGACATCGTGAGCGGCCTCAACCTGGGGGCCGACGACTACATCACCAAGCCCTTCAGCCCCCGGGTGCTGATCGCCCGCGTGCAGGCCGTCTTCCGCCGCCGCCAGGAGGAGGCCGCCGGCCAGTCCGAGGCGGAACTCCTGCGCCGCGGCCCCCTCACCATCCATCGGGGCCGGCGCGAGGTCCTGCTCGAGGGACGCCTCCTTGCCCTTACCTGGACC belongs to bacterium and includes:
- a CDS encoding response regulator transcription factor; its protein translation is MDPQSILIVEDEADIQELLRHVLEKEGYAVRTAGDGEIALREVRTAPPDLLLLDLMLPGMDGLELCRRLRAAPATKTLPIVMLTARGEENDIVSGLNLGADDYITKPFSPRVLIARVQAVFRRRQEEAAGQSEAELLRRGPLTIHRGRREVLLEGRLLALTWTEFQILALLAARPGWVFTRYQIVDAVRGEDYAVTERAVDVHMVGLRRKLGVQGVLLETVRGVGYRFRDED